A genome region from Musa acuminata AAA Group cultivar baxijiao chromosome BXJ3-5, Cavendish_Baxijiao_AAA, whole genome shotgun sequence includes the following:
- the LOC103974474 gene encoding MDIS1-interacting receptor like kinase 2-like, with translation MTSLSTVDVSYNELDGPVPDSPAFRRAPAEWFVHNIHLCGVVRGLPPCVTLGTPTKDDRSKRHKVVVIAIIPSVVVFLLLFVFTAAAFRLHKRKKPAVPVDDNHIKEGAFSILNFDGRDVYKDIIEATEDFDAKYCIGSGGYGSVYRAELASGKLLAVKKIHLPETEGTFDEKPFQNEIQTLTQIRHRNIVKLYGFCTFPRHKFLVYEYMERGSLGSVLRSDTAAELDWVKRVSIVKDVARALFYMHHDCVLPIVQRDITSNNILLDSEFKAYVSDFRIARLLKPDSSNWTMLAGTRGYLAPELAYTMRVTTQCDAYSFGVVTLELLIGEYEEVLISILSSSPINDGFVKDVLDRRLPVPEGQVADEVVTVLSLALRSVDNHPESRPTMKQVSDRSIDALKFSDLMSVEI, from the exons ATGACGAGCTTGTCTACCGTAGATGTATCCTACAATGAACTGGACGGCCCTGTTCCTGATAGTCCAGCTTTCCGAAGAGCCCCGGCGGAGTGGTTTGTCCATAACATTCATCTGTGTGGAGTTGTTCGAGGATTGCCTCCGTGTGTTACACTCGGTACTCCAACAAAAGATGACCGAAGCAAGCGCCACAAAGTTGTTGTAATAGCCATCATTCCTTCCGTCGTCGTCTTCCTTCTCTTGTTTGTATTCACTGCAGCCGCTTTTCGATTGCACAAGAGAAAGAAGCCGGCAGTACCGGTCGATGATAATCACATCAAAGAAGGTGCATTCTCTATTTTGAATTTTGATGGAAGAGATGTATACAAGGACATCATCGAAGCCACCGAAGATTTCGATGCCAAATACTGTATCGGAAGCGGTGGATACGGCAGTGTCTACAGAGCAGAGTTAGCAAGTGGGAAGCTGCTAGCGGTGAAGAAGATTCACCTACCAGAAACTGAAGGAACATTCGACGAGAAACCTTTTCAAAATGAGATACAAACTCTAACTCAAATTCGACATCGCAATATCGTCAAGCTTTATGGGTTCTGCACCTTTCCTCGACACAAAtttctggtgtacgagtacatggagaGAGGAAGTCTGGGATCTGTCCTCCGAAGCGACACTGCAGCTGAATTGGACTGGGTGAAGAGAGTGAGCATCGTGAAGGATGTTGCTCGTGCTCTGTTCTACATGCATCACGATTGTGTTCTGCCTATCGTTCAACGAGATATTACCAGCAACAACATCCTACTTGATTCCGAATTCAAGGCTTATGTTTCCGACTTTAGAATTGCTCGACTACTGAAGCCGGATTCATCAAATTGGACCATGCTTGCAGGCACGCGGGGTTACTTGGCACCTG AGCTTGCATATACAATGAGAGTGACCACCCAATGCGACGCGTACAGTTTCGGAGTCGTGACGCTGGAGTTGCTGATAGGAGAGTATGAAGAAGTACTCATTTCCATTCTGTCGTCTTCACCGATCAATGATGGCTTCGTGAAAGACGTATTGGACCGACGTCTACCTGTTCCTGAGGGTCAAGTTGCGGATGAAGTGGTTACAGTTTTGAGCTTGGCTCTTCGTAGCGTGGATAACCACCCTGAATCACGCCCGACAATGAAACAGGTCTCCGACAGGTCTATTGATGCATTGAAGTTTTCCGATTTGATGAGCGTGGAGATATGA
- the LOC135638191 gene encoding probable leucine-rich repeat receptor-like protein kinase At1g35710, translating into MASQLHKTLLLLFLLPRALLVKASLGSQGRVLLHWKATLRSPQSLRYWNLNSSPCNWTGVTCNYSVTSRGRLVITEISLPRMGLAGLLDALDFSALGSLLRLNLSYNQLGGAIPPTISALSRLVSLDLTSNQFTSKIPIGIGSMKELRFLSLSQNQMVSAIPPSLSNLTGLVSLHLEDNKLVGVIPKELGRLHELMYLEIGVNRLSGSIPSSLGNLTKLYHLDLYQNRLTGVIPRELKNLVNLIYLSIADNNLTGGVLSSFGNLSKLQLFSLSRNQLSGPIPFEIGNLIEITYLDFSENLLTGSIPSSIVNMTKLESLYFWGNQLSGFIPLEIGNLIKVTDLLLSKNLLIGLIPSSIGNMTKLNILYLQDNQLSGFIPLEIWNLIEVTDLALLKNQLSGPIPSFIGNMTKLKKLGLLDNQLSGPLPVEINNITGLTYLVLSNNNFVGYLPSDICKSGALQYFILSMNNFQGPIPTTLKNCTTLERVRLEHNQLTGDVSQCLGMYPHLYYMDLSFNLLSGTLPPDWARWHNLTRLRISNNNITGVIPTEFGQLTKLQDLDLSSNYLQGEIPKSFGSLTLLYNLSLGNNQLVGHVPLEIGMLSNLELLDLSSNNLAGRIPDQLGNCMKLRSLKLNNNNFSGTIPLAIGNLVDLQDTFDVSHNSLTGEIPSQLSKLVMLQSLNLSHNSLSGHLPSSLTYMMSLSTVDVSYNELDGPVPDSPAFRRAPAEWFAHNNDLCGVVRGLPPCVTLGTPTKDDRSKRHKVVVIAIIPSVVAFLLLFVFTAAAFQLHKRKKPAVPVDDNHIKEGAFSILNFDGRDAYKDIIEATEDFDAKYCIGSGAYGSVYRAELASGKLLAVKKIHRPDTEGTCDEQPFQTEIQTLTQIRHRNIVKLYGFCSSPRRKFLVYEYMERGSLGSVLRSETAAELDWVKRVTIVKDVACALSYMHHDCTPPIVHRDITSNNILLDSEFKACVSDFGIARLLNPDSSNWTMLAGTRGYLAPELAYTMRATTQCDVYSFGVVTLELLMGEYGEVLISILLSSPINDSFVKDVLDRRLPVPDGQVADEVVAILSLALRSVDNHPESRPTMKHVSDKLCVVRTPPPSLRSIDALKFSDLMSVEI; encoded by the exons ATGGCATCTCAGCTTCACAAAACTTTGCTGCTACTGTTCTTGCTTCCCCGTGCTCTTCTTGTCAAAGCTTCACTCGGATCCCAAGGGAGGGTGTTGCTCCACTGGAAAGCCACTCTTAGGAGTCCTCAATCCCTGAGATATTGGAATCTCAATTCTAGTCCGTGCAATTGGACCGGAGTTACATGCAATTACTCCGTCACAAGTAGAGGGCGTTTGGTGATCACCGAGATATCCTTGCCGAGAATGGGCTTGGCAGGGCTACTTGATGCTCTTGATTTCTCGGCATTGGGATCGCTCCTCCGTCTCAATCTCTCTTACAACCAGCTTGGTGGGGCAATTCCTCCGACCATCTCGGCTCTCTCCAGGCTTGTATCTCTTGATCTCACTAGCAATCAGTTCACAAGCAAAATCCCAATTGGGATAGGCTCCATGAAAGAGCTTCGATTCTTGAGTCTTAGCCAGAATCAAATGGTTAGTGCTATACCTCCATCTCTTAGCAACCTCACCGGCCTTGTGTCCTTGCACTTGGAAGATAATAAGCTTGTGGGTGTCATTCCTAAGGAGTTAGGGAGGCTCCACGAATTGATGTATCTGGAGATTGGAGTTAATAGGCTATCTGGATCAATCCCATCTAGTTTAGGAAATTTAACAAAGCTCTATCACTTGGATCTCTACCAAAATCGATTGACTGGAGTCATCCCTCGAGAATTGAAAAATCTAGTTAATCTCATTTACCTATCAATCGCTGATAATAACCTAACAGGTGGAGTTCTCTCTTCTTTTGGAAACCTAAGCAAGCTGCAATTATTTTCGCTATCAAGAAATCAGCTCTCAGGTCCTATCCCTTTCGAGATTGGAAACCTTATTGAGATTACCTATCTTGACTTCTCGGAAAACCTATTAACTGGTTCAATTCCTTCCTCTATAGTAAATATGACCAAATTAGAGAGTCTTTACTTTTGGGGTAATCAACTATCTGGTTTTATTCCTCTTGAGATTGGAAATCTAATTAAAGTTACTGATCTCTTACTTTCAAAAAATCTTTTAATTGGTCTCATTCCTTCCTCTATAGGAAATATGACTAAATTAAATATTCTTTACCTTCAGGATAATCAATTATCTGGTTTTATTCCTCTTGAGATTTGGAATCTAATTGAAGTTACTGATCTGGCACTCTTAAAAAATCAATTGTCAGGTCCCATCCCTTCTTTTATAGGAAACATGACCAAACTCAAAAAACTAGGTTTATTAGATAATcagttgtctggacctttgcctgtGGAGATCAACAACATTACTGGACTGACATACCTAGTGTTGTCAAATAATAACTTCGTCGGTTATTTACCCTCAGACATATGCAAAAGTGGAGCCCTACAATACTTCATTCTTAGCATGAACAACTTCCAAGGTCCCATTCCCACGACCTTGAAAAACTGTACCACACTAGAAAGGGTTCGTCTTGAACACAACCAACTCACCGGAGATGTATCTCAATGTCTTGGAATGTATCCCCATCTTTATTATATGGATTTGAGCTTCAATCTACTCTCCGGTACACTCCCACCAGACTGGGCAAGATGGCACAATCTGACGCGCCTGAGAATCTCAAATAACAACATCACCGGAGTCATACCCACCGAGTTTGGGCAGTTGACGAAACTGCAAGATCTGGACCTCTCTTCCAACTACCTACAAGGCGAGATCCCAAAGAGCTTCGGCAGCTTAACCCTTCTCTACAATCTGAGCTTGGGCAACAACCAACTCGTCGGCCATGTCCCTCTGGAGATTGGAATGCTGTCCAatcttgaactgcttgatctcTCATCCAACAACTTGGCAGGAAGAATCCCAGATCAATTAGGCAACTGCATGAAACTCCGATCGTTGAAGCTTAACAACAACAACTTCAGTGGAACCATTCCTTTGGCCATTGGTAATCTGGTGGACCTTCAAGACACATTTGACGTCAGCCACAACTCACTAACAGGGGAGATTCCATCCCAACTCAGCAAATTGGTGATGCTGCAAAGCCTGAATCTATCGCATAATTCCTTGTCTGGTCATCTTCCATCTTCGCTAACGTATATGATGAGCTTGTCTACCGTAGATGTATCCTACAATGAACTGGACGGCCCTGTTCCTGATAGCCCAGCTTTCCGAAGAGCCCCGGCAGAGTGGTTTGCCCATAACAATGATCTGTGTGGAGTTGTTCGAGGATTGCCTCCGTGTGTTACACTCGGTACTCCAACAAAAGATGACCGAAGCAAGCGCCACAAAGTGGTTGTAATAGCCATCATTCCTTCCGTCGTCGCCTTCCTTCTCTTGTTTGTATTCACTGCGGCAGCTTttcaattgcacaagagaaagaaGCCGGCAGTACCGGTCGATGATAATCACATCAAAGAAGGTGCATTCTCTATATTGAATTTTGATGGAAGAGATGCATACAAGGACATCATCGAAGCCACCGAAGATTTCGATGCCAAATACTGTATCGGAAGCGGTGCATACGGCAGTGTCTACAGAGCAGAGTTAGCGAGTGGGAAGCTGCTAGCGGTGAAGAAGATTCATCGACCAGACACTGAAGGTACATGCGACGAGCAACCCTTTCAAACTGAGATACAAACTCTTACTCAAATTCGACATCGCAATATCGTCAAGCTTTACGGGTTCTGCTCCTCTCCCCGACGCAAAtttctggtgtacgagtacatggagaGAGGAAGTCTGGGATCTGTCCTCCGAAGCGAGACTGCAGCTGAATTGGACTGGGTGAAGAGGGTGACCATCGTGAAGGATGTCGCCTGCGCTTTATCCTACATGCATCATGACTGCACACCACCCATCGTTCATCGAGATATTACCAGCAACAACATCCTACTTGATTCCGAATTCAAGGCTTGTGTTTCCGACTTTGGAATTGCTCGACTACTGAATCCGGATTCATCAAATTGGACCATGCTTGCAGGCACACGGGGTTACTTAGCACCAG AGCTTGCATATACAATGAGAGCGACCACCCAATGCGACGTGTACAGTTTCGGAGTGGTGACGCTGGAGTTACTGATGGGAGAGTATGGAgaagtgctcatttccattctgttgTCTTCACCGATCAACGATAGCTTTGTGAAAGATGTATTAGACCGACGTCTACCCGTTCCGGATGGTCAAGTTGCGGATGAAGTAGTTGCAATTTTGAGCTTGGCTCTTCGTAGCGTGGACAACCACCCTGAATCACGCCCGACAATGAAACATGTCTCCGACAAGTTATGCGTGGTCAGAACACCCCCACCAAGCCTCCGATCTATTGATGCATTGAAGTTTTCTGACTTGATGAGCGTGGAGATATGA
- the LOC135639170 gene encoding probable leucine-rich repeat receptor-like protein kinase At1g35710, translating to MESFFSQKSLHRLLLLLLVFSVSPKLASSSLALQRRVLLQWKASLRSQQSLRYWNLSTSPSSWRGITCSLRRHRVITEVNLPSMGLDGPLHTLNFSALPSLTSLNLTFNRLSEQIPPTIFTLSELISFDVQGNDFTGTIPARISSLTKLRSLNLSGNKISGSIPLSLGNMTSLDFLTLSGNGFSGSIPEEMGDLENLQELDRSANFLTGSIPQSLGNLTQLSLLDLSLNHLYGSVLPTLGNLRNLLVLSIFN from the coding sequence ATGGAATCTTTCTTCTCCCAGAAATCTCTCCAccgccttcttcttctcttgcttGTCTTCTCAGTTTCTCCGAAGCTGGCATCGTCTTCGCTTGCATTGCAACGTCGAGTGCTCCTTCAATGGAAAGCCAGCCTCAGAAGCCAACAATCACTTCGATATTGGAACCTCAGCACCAGCCCAAGCAGCTGGAGAGGCATAACCTGCAGCCTCCGGCGTCACAGGGTGATCACCGAGGTTAATCTGCCGAGCATGGGTTTGGATGGGCCACTCCACACTCTCAACTTCTCCGCTTTGCCATCACTGACCAGCCTCAATCTCACGTTCAACAGGCTCAGCGAGCAGATCCCTCCCACCATCTTCACTCTCTCTGAGCTCATCTCTTTTGATGTCCAAGGAAACGACTTCACGGGGACGATCCCAGCCAGGATCAGTTCTCTCACAAAGCTGAGATCCTTAAATCTCAGTGGAAATAAAATTAGTGGCTCCATCCCTCTTTCGTTAGGCAACATGACAAGCCTCGACTTCCTCACCCTGTCCGGAAATGGCTTCTCAGGAAGTATTCCTGAAGAAATGGGGGATCTCGAGAATCTCCAAGAGTTGGATCGCTCCGCCAACTTTCTCACGGGATCAATCCCTCAAAGCCTGGGAAATTTGACTCAACTCTCCTTGTTGGATCTCTCTCTGAATCATTTATATGGATCTGTTCTTCCGACGCTGGGAAATCTTCGAAATCTTCTTGTCTTAAGCATCTTCAATTGA